One Stegostoma tigrinum isolate sSteTig4 chromosome 47, sSteTig4.hap1, whole genome shotgun sequence genomic window carries:
- the mllt11 gene encoding protein AF1q, protein MLDLLNSQFDSFLFWRTPIPMVDISEIEVLGLDVPKSGAGLQTSVGTPRNSQDTEEEDDGTLAQYNTFNFWRDPIASFSGLDLELL, encoded by the coding sequence ATGCTGGACCTCCTGAACAGCCAGTTTGACTCCTTTCTTTTCTGGAGGACCCCCATCCCCATGGTGGACATCTCGGAGATTGAGGTGCTGGGTCTCGATGTGCCCAAGTCTGGCGCTGGGCTACAGACCTCTGTGGGCACACCTCGCAATTCACAGGACAcggaggaggaggacgacggaACGCTGGCCCAGTACAATACCTTCAATTTCTGGCGAGATCCCATTGCGAGTTTCAGCGGCCTCGACTTGGAACTGCTCTGA